In Dreissena polymorpha isolate Duluth1 chromosome 11, UMN_Dpol_1.0, whole genome shotgun sequence, the genomic window aaaaacatcgcCCACTCAACGCAAAACAGGTCTGTTGTTTTCATATATCAAGTGAGAGACATTGGGCCGGTATATCCTCTTGGTTATGAAGAGTCATTGGACTAGTTAAAAGACAGTGTTAGTGAGCGAAAAACGAAAGTCGATAATCGTGTACTGCACTGAACGAATGGGCGGTATTCTGAACGGCGATGCTATATTTACTGCAATGGTGCATTGTTCAGTATTGTGCGAGAAAATATTATTTCTCGAATTTAAAAAGCGATTAATTTTTCGGCGTGTTGTGTTTTAGAAAAAGCGATGAAATACTAATTAAGTTTTAGAGTGTTAATTCACGGTTAATAAGTTTCTTTATATAGAAGAACCCACACTGTACGTTATAGATGGAATTGATTTTCATAGCGTAAGTGTTTGTTCCGGATTAATATAATTTCGCTTTGTAAGCGAAAAACGGGCTCTAAAATGTTGAGATAGAAATGAACATGCTTGAACCAAGTATTGCTATAAGGTAAAACGTGTTAATTTTCTATAATTAGTAGCCATTTTTCATCATGCAACAATTTCTTGTGCAAAACTTGAGTACTAataatgtattgtattatatcaATTTAGACACGAGGGGAAGTAAACGAGGCTAaaggtgtcgtcacatattagcctgttcagtccgcgcaggctaatcatgtTGAAACTTTCCGCATATACTGAAATTTCGTTTagatgagacttaaataaaacattccataaaagcggacagtgtcttccttgattagcgtgtgcgaatacacaggctaagctgggacgtcattttatgcatttgcattaagcccctttttccgaAAACATGACTTATACGTTTAATGGCGTCAGTCATTTCTGCATGTTCACATGCTGCATTTTCGTATTGAAATAAGGATTTATAAAGACTACAAATCAGACCACCTGTTTAAACATCAATTCCAAATCGTTATACATCGACTATCAGCGGAATCGTCCGTAAGataaatgcaataaatcgtctgctgattcaGAGTGCATAGATTATTGTGTATGATTTTACATAAACGTACGGGATTCACTTAAAGGCATTGGATTATCAACACAAGCCGTGTAGTTAGAGTAAAGACTCTCCCCTTCGTATTTGTTTCTTATTCGACTTGCTTTTTCGCCTAATACAAATCATTCCCAGATGGTTTTCTGATTCCATAATGATGGCAAATGTATATTCGAAATTTCGAGACGTGGagtttgttttattgaaaatttccTAGTGCGAAAATTCGTTCAGGTGAGATGTAACCGCGGTTAGATTCCACTAGCATTATCGTGGCTCAGAAATACGGAGATTGTAGACTTGAGTAGTAGTCATTTCTTTGAAGTGAAACGGGTAAACATACAACTTCCAAGAAAAGTTAGTGGGCAATTCACAGAAAATTTCTTCAAAAAGGAATGGAGATGAAACATGAAAGGAAAAATATATCGTGTGGATAATCAAAGCTATTCATAGTTTCGGTAAATGTTTTCTACAAAAAGCTAGCACAGAAAGCGGACAAGAAAATGTGAGGAGGAACGTAAACGTTCTGTACGTTCTATTGGCTGAAAACACTTCCTGTGATACGTGTGTACACACATGAACAAAGATGAACAAAACGTACGTAATCATTCAAGGAAAATACGGTATAAAATACTTGATGGTGTAAGTGTTATAATGAAGTGTTAGAAATGGGTGTTGGGGTGAAATGACGGTTGTAAACGTTTGCTCGTAGAATACAATATTGTCTGTAAACAATTGACAATCAGCCGACTATTTTACCCATGACGTTTGTGCCGTATTAACTGAACGGAACATTAAACTCGACGTCAAAAAACGATGTCCCACATCGAAAGTTTTGGATACGTTTGCGTTGTGCTTTCATTCGCCGCGATAGTGATATGCTATGTGACGCCCTATTGGTTGATAGGCGACGGGGACTATATAATCCATCCCGTGCACAAGGGGCTGCTTGCACTCTGTAACAATGACACGTGCACGTGGCTCGTGAATGACAGGCAGATTCACGACCAACTTCCAGGTAAAGTCAATTGCCGACAGGTTCGCTACTCATATCTAAAGACGGAGTTacttaaatttaatcaaagaatGTTCCAGATAACATGTTTGTGGGAAAGAAAATAGTTATTATTTGTTATGTTATTGCAAATTGTTTGCAGCGATTTAAATACTATTGTTCAAAATTTAGTAACCAaactctgcaaattattaatACAGGTTATACAAATTATCTATACAATTCAATGTATATAATAACAACGTTTTAGAGCAATACATCTTGCTAACAAATACGAGCGCGAAGTTACGGAAAAAGCCTCCGAAGTTCGCATTTCATTACGCTTAATTATTGAGTTCGTAAGTATGATCTTGCAGATAAGTCAATTGAGACTTTATATGCCTAAGTGTTGTATATTTTTTCACCAAAACAGTTGCGAACTACGAACGCAAAGTAATATCAAGTATCTTAATGTATTAAAGTGTcgcaaactgaaaaaaaaaccatTTAAGACAGATATAACGAAACGGACATATTCCTAAACTATGTGTTTGAAAAGCATTATTCACTGTAATTAAgaattatgtaaaacaaaaatgaaatttatatTGCTTAATACAACGAAattcaaatgtataaaatgtCTGTCTTCCGTATCTTTAATGACGCAATATTCATGAGTGTTGATAAGAACGATGGGGGTTTTCAGCAACCTATAGCGCTATCTTTCAATGAATCATGGACGAGATAAATATCTTTAAATGGCGGAACATTTACTCGTAATATTTTGCATTTCCTGTCACGTGTTCCAGATTTCaaagaaataaacacaaaaaaacaccgAATTGCTTGGCAGACGTAAGATAGTGTTTTAAATTGCAAAACGTGTCTTTTCTTTGTGCGTGCAGCAAACATCTGAATACtacaaatgtgttttgtttagcGAATAGCGTGATGTTCGAATAGTATACAATaggtaattatatttaatatatttgacgTTTACACATCAATCCGATTCGAAGCCAAATTAGACATGCTATACGTGCATCACAATGCATTCTTGTTGTAACAATTCCCTTGTGAGTTTCACTGCAATGATCGCTAGAATATGTCGACacaaaaattatatacatttatagaTGAATTTCtattataatatgataatatatGTATTCACGTAAAAACGCTTATTGAAGGCTTTTATTAAAAAACGTTCTTAAGCAAAACAATTAAACAGATTTCTTTTCTTGATGAAATGACATGATTTGTACAAAGCTTCCAAGGCTAAGATCTAATATTATAAAGTGGTGTGTTTTTGTGGAATATTTATTGAGCCAAAGGAATTCAAAATGGCTAAACCTATTAGATAAAAGTTATAATATTGAGCATCACGGGTGTTTAAACACTGCAGCATTTATAACATGATTTCGTATCTATATCATATATATCATACTGGTGTTGTACTCGGGAGGAAAAAATATCATGAAACAATGAGATAACTAAATTATTGAAGTACACAATTAACGATAAATTATAGAAAAAGAGATGCGGACGGGTTATGTTTTATTGGAAGATATGCGTTAAAATAAACACTGTTGTTTTGAACTAGTCCCTTAATTACTTCATAATACACGTGGAGTCTTTTGGCGCGGTAAAAATGCAACATGAAGCATCACAAAATGGCGGTGAAAGAAGTATTTTTATcggttaaaataatattttgctaaaatatgTAGTATCTTTCGCCACAAGATGATTACAATCGTGTTATTATGTTTGAATATACATGCggtataaaatgttaaaaatgtttttggcTACTAAAAATTATTTTTAGGAAATATGGTCCCGAACATAGATGACGCATGGCAAGCAATCGAGTTGCATTGGTATGGTAATAGATATATCAAACACTGATAAAAATAAACGATCAAGGCCTGCATGTCCGGCTTTTATCCGTATAAGAACTAGTATACCATGATATATAGAAAAGAAGTTATTAGAATTGAATAAGGacacaatacaatataaataagaagtaattgtaatataattagaacataattatattattgagCAGAGCAGAAGTTATTAGAATACAATAAGAGCATAGTATATATACAGACGAGGATCTATGTAATATAATTAGAATAAAGCAATATCTAGTCAAAATATAGTATATAGATAAAGTATGGATTTATTTATAAAGCGGATGATTTATCAGAAAAGATTGAGGATTCAATTATACACAGGTGAGAAGTTAAAAAATAGTTTGATAGCACAATAATATAACGAGGAGaagttatacaaataatattattaaaacttataTTCATTCTATACATTAACCGTTACGTCATATACAACTACATTATTGTGAGTATGTCTTGGTTTTTACCTTTAGGACACATATTTATTGACgagtatttatataaatgtgatttaaaaaaatgtttatgcagaATAAGTAATTCAAACTAGAATGGGTTACTGAAAGATATATCATAGATTGTGACTCGACTGGTATAGTGTTTTTGCAGTTGTGTATTTTTCTTCATAATCGTAGAATCAATAGAAGCagcaaatatttcattaaaaataatagcaaTAACCAAACTTTTTTAGAAGTTCTAGCTAGAACGCTAGATGTTGTATGTTatatagatttaacgagaaacacaatggttttttttttgtggcacaatatattccatgtgactTTCCTTCgaaaatatccgaacatttacaagcAAACGCCAGATTGGCTTCGGACAGCGTCGGAAGACTGACTTAGTTCTCACGAGCTGCCCGAATCCTATCCCGCGTTCGCTCATACATACTCGGATATCGTCGTGTTATGTTACCAGATCACATTTAGCGTGGAAAtcttggctattgctttaaggaacactgatttttatgggTAAGCTTAATTTTTACGATATATTTtaggaaatattcgttgattttgtgtatgtatgttgCTTTAAATGTGTGCAGCAGGTCACATTATACAATTGTTTAACTGTTTGATATTAAAGCGGTGATAAATTTATAATATTGAGGTAAGGTAAAACACCATGTATTAATATACATTATACGTTgtcttttattcaacaaaaatgaacaacaacaaCTCCTGTTTAATATTGTTTGTTAACTTTGTACTttcacatttacagacattggcGTTTATTTGAGTTCGCAATGTGATGCGGTAAAATTTGATAGACCGAGATTTTCAGAATATCGGTTAGGATGCAGCGCTTATCTCTCATGCGCAAGCAAAACAACAGAAAGCTTATATTCATACGAGCTTAGTGCTATGTCGACCTATACCATTTCATTCTGAAGAGATTTATGTTATTGCTTGAATGGTAATAAAATGTAGATCGTATAAATTAAGTACAAAATACGTTTTATGCCCACATCAGTACACAGACAAGACATACATGCTACAAACGAATTTGTGACAGTTTTAGACTTCTTCGAAaccaacaaaaataattatatttcgagTTACCATAGTATCTGACTATGACTATAGAAAATACAATAGATGTTTGAATTATTGTACAATAAACGAAATGCAGTgacttattgttttgttttaatcataCATCCCGTGTACCTATATTATAGATTGACgctatgtttttgtattttatcacGGTTCGATGTTTACTTCTTTAGTGTAGTTCAAGGCAATGTTCTTTATTTCAGCGCGATTCTATGCTATAAACTATATTGCAAGTGAAGGTCAAGGCTGTACTCTATATTCTTAGTGTAATGCaatgctttgttcaatatttcaagtGCTGTTCATTGCATTATTTTCTACTCTATGTGTGGATCAAAGCAATGCTATCCACGTGTCAATATAATGTCATCTATGTGCAGTATTGTTAAAGCTAATTTTCTTAAAGTTTTGTATACTTCAAGCTCCCGATATCTATGTTGAGCATGGTTTAATCTTTTGACAGCCATTTCCATTTTGGTGCAAAGCTATGCTCTCCGTGTTTTAATAGTATTATTGTATCTGCTTCCAATATTACCTTCTCAAGTTTCAGTTTGGTTCAAGCATCCGTCCTCTATATTTCCTTTATGGTTTAAGGCAATATTTTCCCCCATGTTACGTTATGGTTCAACGAAATGTCCTGTATTTTCAGTATGGTCCAAGACCGATCGCATTATGTCCTGTATTTTCAATATGGTTCAACAACATTCCTGTATTTTCAGTATGGTTCAAGGCGACCCAAGGACTCATGTCAGCGGCACTGGCACTTGGTATCCTTGCGTTGATCGTGGCCACCCTCTCCCTGTGCTGCACGTGCCATAGCTGTAACCCACATCAACCAATTTGTGGGTTCCTCATCGTAGCAAGTAAGAATCCATGTAGCCATATATGTTGTTATTGGGGAAgatgatgatggttgtggtgataatgatgatgatgatgacgatgatgatgatgattattatggtggtggtggtggtgatgatgctgctgctgctgctgctgctgctgctgatgatgatgatgatgatggtgatgatgatgatgatgataatgatgatgatgatgatgatgatgatgatgatgatgatgttgatgatgatgatgatgatgatgatgatgatgatgatgatgatgatgatgatgataatgatgatgatgattgtgatggcGATGATGCttatgataattatattgatgatta contains:
- the LOC127851091 gene encoding uncharacterized protein LOC127851091 isoform X7, producing the protein MSHIESFGYVCVVLSFAAIVICYVTPYWLIGDGDYIIHPVHKGLLALCNNDTCTWLVNDRQIHDQLPVWFKATQGLMSAALALGILALIVATLSLCCTCHSCNPHQPICGFLIVASLCIAVAVVVFGVKANQEWKIDFQMDISSSGRFGWSFWTAIGAAGGALLTSVIYCCMDRKSS